A window of Sphingobacterium kitahiroshimense genomic DNA:
TCAGGATATAAATAAACCGTAACGTTTGGGATCGCTTTGTTAGATTTGTTTTTTACGATGCCACTAATCTGTAATTTATCTTGGGCATGAGTTACTATTAAGTTGCATGCACAAAATATCAGGAGAGAACTAGTTCGTATTAAGGAGCTTTTTGTAAACACTAGGTTATTTTTAATCAATCTAAATAATATTACAAAAAAAGGCAATTGAATTGAACTTTTCTATATGAAAACTGACATTAATTCTATTTAATTCGATTTGAATATATCCTTTTATAACTTTTAAATTGATGTATTTGATTGATTTATAGGGGTGTTTGACTTATTTTTATCTAAAGTGCAAGCAAAAGGTAAATTTAAATTAATTTGTATTTAGACTGATTATTGATTTGTTTTGTGTTGAAAAGCGTTAGATAGTTTTCCTGTCGTGAAGCTTTTAACTTGAATAAAAGAAAAAAGAATGAGTAGATTTTGCTTTATTATAATAATCCATTGTTGTATGTATATTGCTTTTGGTGTTCATGCACAGCAACGGATTATTACATTGAACAGTTCCATTACTGAGACGATATTTGGATTAGGTGTGGGGAATCGTGTTGTTGCTACCGATGTGACCAGTGTCTCACCTATGGCCGCCGCAGCTTTGCCCCGTGTAAGTAAAAATCGTTCAGTTTCAGCAGAGGGATTACTTTCGTTTGAACCGAATATCATCTTAGCAAATGAAGGTGAAGTTCCTGCAGCAATCATTCGACAAGTACGCGCAGCTGGTGTAAAATATATAGCCTTAAAACCCAACTATACAATTCCAGGCGCTTTAAATTATATACAGCAAGTGGCGGATGCCATTAGTCAACCTGAGCTCGGAAAAGGAGTGGTATCCCAAACAAAGTTAAGTTTGAACCGTATTACTGAATTGGTTAAAAGTGAAAATAAAGGTAAAGTTCCTCCAAAAGTTCTTTTTATTTATGCACGTGGTACGGGCACTATGAGTGTCGCCGGTAAGGGGAGTAGTTTAGATGCAATCATCAATTTAGCTGGAGGAAAGAATGCTATTCAAGAGTTTTCTGATTTTAAACCTTATACGACAGAAGCGCTGGTACAGGCCAATCCAGATATAATATTGCTATTCGATTTTGGGGCTAGTAGTTTGGGGGGTGAGGATGCAATTTTAAAATTACCCGGTATGAGAATTACCAATGCAGGAAAAAATAAACGTATTCTCGCGATGAATGCTTCTTTATTAGTCAATTTTAGTAATCGGCTACCTGACGCAATTCTGGAATTGCACAGAGGTTTTGTAAGAATAATGGATTCAAAGTAATCGATGTGTATAAAAGACAGAAGCTAATTTTACTGGCACTTGTATCAATTTTAATTGTCGTGTGTATAATTTCCTTGGGATTAGGGGCTTATTTTATTCCTCCCAGAGATATTTTTTCCTTGTTGATGCAAAAAACGCATTTAGCATCAGCAACACCCATCAACAGTATGCATGAGGATGTCATTTTTGAGATTCGATTACCACGCTTATTGCTGGGAATACTTGTAGGTGCAGCATTAGGTATCTCTGGAGCAGCTATCCAGGGAATATTTCGTAATCCATTAGCAGAACCTGGACTCATCGGTATATCTTCTGGCGCATCGTTATTTGCTGTGATGATCATTGCTTTTGAAACATTGGTTTTCACCTCACTTTCAGCTTGGATCGGTTATTATGTGTTAGCTTTTGGAGCGTTTGCAGGTGCAGGTTTAACAGCATTTTTGGTTTATCGTATAGCTAGTAAAAATGGTAAGCCATCCGTAACAACGATGTTATTGGCTGGAATTGCTATCAATGCTTTTGCTGGTGCACTGACGGGCTTGATGACCTATGTCTCGACCGAGCAGCAATTACGGACCATTACATTTTGGTTGCTTGGTAGTCTGGGTGGAGCTACATGGGAAAATCTATTGGCAGTTGCTCCGTTTATAATTATTCCCTTAATCTGTTTACCTTTTTTTGGAAAATCATTAAATGCATTCGCTCTCGGTGAAATGCAGGCCGATTTATTAGGTGTACAAACCGACCGTATCAAAAGATGGGTTGTAGTCCTTTCAACTTTAGCTGTAGGAGCTTCTGTAGCAGTTTCAGGCATTATCGGTTTTGTGGGATTGATTGTTCCTCATATTATTCGTCTTATAGGTGGGGCAGATCATCGATTTGTTTTACCTGGATCGTTGCTGTTTGGCGCTTTGGTGCTGACGCTAGCAGATGTTATAGCTCGGGTTTCGGTTGCTCCAATAGAGCTTCCAATTGGCGTGATCACCGCCCTATTGGGAACTCCTTTGTTTTTATATATTTTGATAAAGGAAAAATAATTAGTTCAAATATAGGGTCTGTTATGTTACGTGTAGAGAAACTTAATTACGAAATCAAGGGAAGAAAACTCCTGAAAGATGTTACTTTTCAAGTACGGAAGGGAGAGGTATTGGCTGTGTTAGGTGCCAATGGCGCAGGAAAATCTACTTTGATGGGATTACTCTGCGGAGAAAAGAAACCCTGCTCAGGGAGCATTCACTTAAATGGAAAGCTACTGTCGGATTATACTCCATATATTTTGTCACAATGTAGAGCTTTATTGAGTCAGCAACAGCAAATGACTTTAAGTTTTAAAGTCGATGAAATTGTATTAATGGGTCGTTATCCACATTATAAAAATGTACCTCAATCGCATGATCTCGAAGTTGTAGCCGAAACAATGAAACTTTGTGGTGTAGCATCATTTGCAGACCGTGATTTTCTAAGTTTATCAGGTGGTGAACAGCAACGTGTCCATTTAGCTCGGGTCTTAGCGCAGATATGGGATAATCCAGATGCACTCTTGCTCTTAGATGAGCCTATTTCAGCATTGGATTTACATTATCAGCAGAAAGTTTTAGGTATTGCCAAAGCATTGGCGCGCAAAGGACTCATGGTTATTTTGATCGTACATGATGTTAATTTTGCAGCTACATATGCCAATCGCATTATGATGCTCAAAAATGGCAGAAAGCTATTTGATGGTACGCCAGTGGAGGTTTTGAATAAGAAAGAAATCTATACTATTTTTTCAGTCGAATCAAATGTGACGATGAATCCAAGAACATTGAAACCTTATGTTCAACTTGAAGAAATGCATGTTGAATTTGATAGTTATTTAGAAAGATTATAAATAATTTTAATATTCCAGCTTATTTCATTAATTTTAACTGCGCAAAGCTTATTTTAAACTGTAATCATGTTAGTGAAAAGTAAAATAGTAGAGTTGGAAGATTGGCTTTTTGAGGAAGAAATCCCGGACAGTTATGTGCCAGACAAACCACTGGTTGAAAACAAAACCATTATTGAAATGGGGCCTGTGCATATGGAGAATTTTCAACTTTCAACTTCTGGTCTTTTTATATTACATTCTAAAATGAACTTCGATAGACCTGTACAGATCCTCACTGAAATAGAAGGTGAAACGATTACAAGTCAATTTATATTTTTTAAACCAAAAGATGCAAAAATGCCCTATGGCATGAGTAGACATAATATTCGTTACATTCCTTCTGTGCGAACAACCCATCAAGTAGAACCTGGTATTGAATATATTTATTTTATAGCAGTTATATCTAAAGAATATTACCTCAATTTAATTAAGAGAGATTCATTGCTCCATCAGCAGTTTGTGCATGAGATCGAAAAAGGGCAATATGCTTCATTTTCTGAAGAAGATCTTGTTGCTACTTACGAAATGCAACATACCATTTCTGAATTAATTGAATCAAAGAAAAAAGGAGAAATAAGAAGATTACATACCGAGTCTCGGATTGTTGAATTGCTGATGTACCAATTTGAACAGTACAACGAACAAAAAGGAAATACGGATTCTTTATTTCATGAGGAAGATATTCAACGGCTTGAAATGGCACGACACATCCTGGAGCAACGTATCGCAAATCCACCGACCCAAAAAGAACTGGCTGCAGAAGTGTTAACCAGTGAAAGTAAACTGCGTAAAGATTTTAAAGAATATTTCTCAGTTACTATTCACGATTATCTAACACGTGTACGTATGGAAAAAGCTAAAAATTATTTGTTAGCGGATAAAAAGACAGTATATGAAGTAGCATTGTTGACGGGGTATGGACATCAAAATAACTTCAGTAGCGCATTTAAAAAATATTACGGTATTTCTCCCGGAGAATTAAAAATGTAAGCACTTTTCAGCTAGACTTTCTTGTACACATGTGATGAGCTGATCTATATCTTATAAAGATTTTATTGAGTCATAATAGAGGGTTTCTAGAGGGTTCGTAGAGGTAAAGCTCTATATATCCTCTATTTTATCTCTATGTAATATCTGTATAATTACTTCACTAGTCTTAGTTAAATAGGAGTATATCTTAATGCGTGTCTAACAATATTAAAATCAGAACCAGAAGAATGATTTTGGTATTCAAGAAGGAGTACTTTTGATAAGAGACTAAATTTTTAGGTGTATACTTGATGAAGAGATGAAGAATAATACTATAAAGCCTCTTGATTTTTTCAAGAGGCTTTATATTTTACTAGAATTTCCTGTTTTGGAAACCTTTTTTAGAAAAGAAAGTTATAAGAAACTTCTTTTTATTGATTTAAAAACTCGGCAACAAAAGCATCAAATGCTTGTGGGTTTTCTGCCTGCACCCAATGTCCTGCATTAGGGATTGTTTTTATTATGGCTTTTGGAAACTGCTTTTCGATAGTTGCTTTGTCTTCGGGCAGGATGTATTGTGACTTTTCACCAGCCAAAAATAAAGTAGGTCCTTTAAATATACCTGATTTGACACCTACTGTGATAAACGAAGTGTATTTACCTTTCAGAACGTCTAGATTGAAACGCCACCCTAGACTTCGGTCTTCTTTGATATACACGTTCTTCAATAAAAACTGGACAACTCCTGGTTCTTTAATATAGTGCTCAAGTGCTATCTGTACGTCTTTACGATTTTCGACAGTTTCAATATTAACGGCACTTAGTGCATTGAATATATCTTCATGATGCGGAGGGTAGGATTTGGGGGCAATATCAGCTACAATCAATTTAGCTACTTTTTCAGGATGATCTATAGCAAATTGCATGGCAACTTTACCACCTAATGAATGTCCAATAAGATCAATTTGATCCGCTCCAATAGATGCGATATAGGCAGATAGATCATCAACCATAACTTCGATAGACATCTCTTCACTATGAAAACTGCGCCCATGATTACGAAGGTCCAAAAGATGCACTTGTCTTTTTTCTCCAAAATTGCGGCCAAATGTTCCCCAATTATCGGACATGCCAAATAAGCCGTGTATAACTACTAACGGAATACCCGCGTTTTCTGCTCCATATATCTTGCTGTACTGTAGTTCTTCCAATGTATATTCTGTTTTAATGAGTCTTCTGTTATTGATTCAAAATTACAAAAAATAAATTTTATAGGCTTAAATGTAAAACGAATAACTATAGCGCATGAATAGATCTATCTGCAAAAGATAAAATGTAGCTTTGTAATAATAATTTTGTTAGAACGTACTGAAATTAGATATAGAGCATAAATGATAGCAGCATTTTTTCGTGATTTTGGAATTTTTTCGGAAGAGGAGATTGCACAAGTTCTTCAACTTTTTACGATCAGAAAGTTGAGTAAAGGAGATTATTTTGCTCGTGAGCATGAAAAAAGTAATGAAGTGGCATTTATTCGATCTGGAATCTTTCGCTCCTTTTATACAACTCCCAATGGTGACGATATTACTTATTGTTTTCGATTTCCAAATGATCTTATGGCGGCCTATTCTTCTTTTATAACTGGTGGTCCTAGTGTGGAAGCCATACAGGCTATTGTGCCGACAGAATTATATGTGATTCAGAAAAATAAACTTGATCAATTGGTTCTTGAGAAGCCGATATGGACTATGTTTCTTAAGATTATAGCAGAACAGCAATATCTAGAATTGGAAAAAAGGGTTTTTCAATTGCAGAAGGAAACTGCCGCCCAACGTTATGCATCGTTGCTCAAAAATCAACCAGAATTTATCTTGCAAATCCCATTACATTATCTCGCTTCCTACCTTGGTATTACGCAAAGACATCTGAGTCGTATACGAAAAGAGATTACTTCTTAGTCACTAATGTGATATTGATTTATCAATGTGACCTTAACGAATAAAAAGCAATCAATAAGGTTTAGATGGGTATAATAATAATTTTTAGAGGCATGTTATAACTATTTTTTGTCTTGTATCTTTGAATATAGATTGCTTCTTAAAATATGTTGAAGGGTCAGATTTATAGTAATAATATCTGACTCCTTTTGCTTTATTATAAATTCATCTTTAAACCTGCCGATGCATAGGGAGATGCTCTGAAATAATACTCTTTATCTTGAAACATACTTTTCAATGTTCTATCTGTGATCTGAGCTGGTCGCCACAGATTCATACCAACGGTTAGCGGTATTGATATCTTTTTTCCTATTTTTATTTCTGGGCGAAAACCCGCAATCATATATAAATGTGAAAACATTTTATCTTTTCCTTCTTGTTGTAGAAGAGCTGTCTGGCCATTCATTTCTGCGATAAGATTTAACCGGAAATTTTTCGTCAAATCATATCCTACGGATAACTCTAAGCCCTGCATAAGAGCTATCTTTACAGCATATTTCCCCTCAGTTTTCCAGTTGAGATAAAGGGCAGGAAAGACCATTGGGAAACCAAAAGAATTGTTGACCATAATACCACCGCCTAAATCCAAATTTGGTTTTAAGTGACGAATGAAAACAGTTCCGACATTGCCAAGTACATTTTTGAATCCTGCTTTTGAAAAATCAGTATTAGACATAAAAATACCTCCACCGATAGTCGCCAGTATAGACCACCGGTCGTTCAAAGGTCTTAAATGAGTTAGATTCATCCCAATATTTAATATTTCATCTACCACTAAGGGCGCTGTAAAGTTTTTATTGGCCAGCTTTGCATAAACACCATTTGCACTTATAGCCCAGAGTGTGGGACGTTTATTTTCGTTCAATTTTAAAGATAGAGGAATCGTCATGTTAGCCTGGTGAACCATAGCAGCACCTTGACTATCACCTACTTTTTCGCTTTTTTCGTTCTCTGATTTTCGGTAGTCCGATTTTCCAATATATTCGGTTTTCATTTCTATTTGTACTTGTGCCTCCACAAATTGGCAGTAAATAACCATTATAAATACGCAAAGCACTGTTTTTTTAATTTCAAAATTTCTGATCATATGAAGTATCTAAATTTTATTAAGACAATTGGTAGGCACTCTACCCTTTATTTTTATTTCCAACGGCGATGTGTCCACAACCACCAACTAGGGTCTTTTTGTATGCTTTTTTCCAGCATGGACGCAAATTGCCTAGTTATGAATCCTTCAGAAGTTGATGCCGCATGATCACATATAGGTGTAATATCAAGTTCCCACACTTGTTTATTTAAGGGGTGTAAGGAAACATATCCTACAGATGTATTTAGTTGCCTTGCTAGCTTTTCGGCACCAGAAAACATGAAGGTAGTTTGTTGTAAAAACTCAACAGCAATTCCATTGTCATGTCCAGGAAATTGATCTGCAATAAATAATGTAATGGAAGGAGTTTGTTTTTCCCGTAAAAGTATCCTTAATGCATGTTGAGCAGGCAACAGGCGCATACCATGTTTGGTCCTTTTTTTATAACTTAAATAATTTAAAAATCTGTTTTTTAAAGGTTTATATAGAGCTTGTGTAGGTATGTTTGTAAATTGTGGTATTTTCGTTATCAGCTCCCAATTTCCGTAATGACCTAATAACAGTATAGCTTGACTTCGTTGTTTTTGGAGCCTATTGATCGTTTCAAGGGCTGATTCTGATAAATGTAATTTTACCTGACGAGGATGAAAATTTTCCCATATAATACGGGCAAGATTTTGGTAGAAATTATGACGATGTATGTTAATTTCCTGATAGGACAAGTGAGGGAAGGCGCGAGCGAGATTTTGTACGCATACGCTTAGCCGATATTTACAAACTTGTCCAATGAAATAACCTAACATATTGATTGTTTTTAATGTTCCGAGAAATTTTAATACTATGCCGTAATTTGTAGAAAAACTAAATCCTATTATTTCAGTACTTCAACAAGTATCCCTTTTTATATCTGACAACCGGATGCTCCCTTACCCTTATTAATTTTTGAAAAAGAAGAGTTCTGAGATTAATTTAATACTAACCAGAAATTAATCTTTATAGTCAGAACTGTTCTTATGTCACAATTACCTTTTAGACATATGTCCTGTAGAGGTTAAGTTTTCAGCGATATTTTTGTATAAAAAAAATATGCAAAAGAATATCTTAATTATTGGAGGTAAAGGATTGGTAGGGAAGACTATTTATCGGATACTTAAATCCAGAAATCCTGATGCTGACCTCTTCGTGGGAAGTCGGAAAGCTACTGTGGAAAATAATGAACTA
This region includes:
- a CDS encoding heme/hemin ABC transporter substrate-binding protein; translated protein: MYIAFGVHAQQRIITLNSSITETIFGLGVGNRVVATDVTSVSPMAAAALPRVSKNRSVSAEGLLSFEPNIILANEGEVPAAIIRQVRAAGVKYIALKPNYTIPGALNYIQQVADAISQPELGKGVVSQTKLSLNRITELVKSENKGKVPPKVLFIYARGTGTMSVAGKGSSLDAIINLAGGKNAIQEFSDFKPYTTEALVQANPDIILLFDFGASSLGGEDAILKLPGMRITNAGKNKRILAMNASLLVNFSNRLPDAILELHRGFVRIMDSK
- a CDS encoding FecCD family ABC transporter permease yields the protein MCIISLGLGAYFIPPRDIFSLLMQKTHLASATPINSMHEDVIFEIRLPRLLLGILVGAALGISGAAIQGIFRNPLAEPGLIGISSGASLFAVMIIAFETLVFTSLSAWIGYYVLAFGAFAGAGLTAFLVYRIASKNGKPSVTTMLLAGIAINAFAGALTGLMTYVSTEQQLRTITFWLLGSLGGATWENLLAVAPFIIIPLICLPFFGKSLNAFALGEMQADLLGVQTDRIKRWVVVLSTLAVGASVAVSGIIGFVGLIVPHIIRLIGGADHRFVLPGSLLFGALVLTLADVIARVSVAPIELPIGVITALLGTPLFLYILIKEK
- a CDS encoding heme ABC transporter ATP-binding protein; protein product: MLRVEKLNYEIKGRKLLKDVTFQVRKGEVLAVLGANGAGKSTLMGLLCGEKKPCSGSIHLNGKLLSDYTPYILSQCRALLSQQQQMTLSFKVDEIVLMGRYPHYKNVPQSHDLEVVAETMKLCGVASFADRDFLSLSGGEQQRVHLARVLAQIWDNPDALLLLDEPISALDLHYQQKVLGIAKALARKGLMVILIVHDVNFAATYANRIMMLKNGRKLFDGTPVEVLNKKEIYTIFSVESNVTMNPRTLKPYVQLEEMHVEFDSYLERL
- a CDS encoding helix-turn-helix transcriptional regulator, translating into MLVKSKIVELEDWLFEEEIPDSYVPDKPLVENKTIIEMGPVHMENFQLSTSGLFILHSKMNFDRPVQILTEIEGETITSQFIFFKPKDAKMPYGMSRHNIRYIPSVRTTHQVEPGIEYIYFIAVISKEYYLNLIKRDSLLHQQFVHEIEKGQYASFSEEDLVATYEMQHTISELIESKKKGEIRRLHTESRIVELLMYQFEQYNEQKGNTDSLFHEEDIQRLEMARHILEQRIANPPTQKELAAEVLTSESKLRKDFKEYFSVTIHDYLTRVRMEKAKNYLLADKKTVYEVALLTGYGHQNNFSSAFKKYYGISPGELKM
- a CDS encoding alpha/beta fold hydrolase → MEELQYSKIYGAENAGIPLVVIHGLFGMSDNWGTFGRNFGEKRQVHLLDLRNHGRSFHSEEMSIEVMVDDLSAYIASIGADQIDLIGHSLGGKVAMQFAIDHPEKVAKLIVADIAPKSYPPHHEDIFNALSAVNIETVENRKDVQIALEHYIKEPGVVQFLLKNVYIKEDRSLGWRFNLDVLKGKYTSFITVGVKSGIFKGPTLFLAGEKSQYILPEDKATIEKQFPKAIIKTIPNAGHWVQAENPQAFDAFVAEFLNQ
- a CDS encoding Crp/Fnr family transcriptional regulator; its protein translation is MIAAFFRDFGIFSEEEIAQVLQLFTIRKLSKGDYFAREHEKSNEVAFIRSGIFRSFYTTPNGDDITYCFRFPNDLMAAYSSFITGGPSVEAIQAIVPTELYVIQKNKLDQLVLEKPIWTMFLKIIAEQQYLELEKRVFQLQKETAAQRYASLLKNQPEFILQIPLHYLASYLGITQRHLSRIRKEITS
- a CDS encoding DUF6268 family outer membrane beta-barrel protein, translating into MIRNFEIKKTVLCVFIMVIYCQFVEAQVQIEMKTEYIGKSDYRKSENEKSEKVGDSQGAAMVHQANMTIPLSLKLNENKRPTLWAISANGVYAKLANKNFTAPLVVDEILNIGMNLTHLRPLNDRWSILATIGGGIFMSNTDFSKAGFKNVLGNVGTVFIRHLKPNLDLGGGIMVNNSFGFPMVFPALYLNWKTEGKYAVKIALMQGLELSVGYDLTKNFRLNLIAEMNGQTALLQQEGKDKMFSHLYMIAGFRPEIKIGKKISIPLTVGMNLWRPAQITDRTLKSMFQDKEYYFRASPYASAGLKMNL
- a CDS encoding lysophospholipid acyltransferase family protein, translated to MLGYFIGQVCKYRLSVCVQNLARAFPHLSYQEINIHRHNFYQNLARIIWENFHPRQVKLHLSESALETINRLQKQRSQAILLLGHYGNWELITKIPQFTNIPTQALYKPLKNRFLNYLSYKKRTKHGMRLLPAQHALRILLREKQTPSITLFIADQFPGHDNGIAVEFLQQTTFMFSGAEKLARQLNTSVGYVSLHPLNKQVWELDITPICDHAASTSEGFITRQFASMLEKSIQKDPSWWLWTHRRWK